TGATATCTTACTTTTTTAGACCATGATTTACTTTTCACTATCAAaagatatacatttttattttatttattatttttattttattcctctGACATTCACCATGCTGATTatagtgttgtttgtttgtttttctaggTTATTGGATTGTCTTTTATTCACAATTTTTGTATTCTGAATACAAATTTTCCATTTTGTCAAATCTCATTAATATCAAATTTCATGTCAAAgtctcattattaataataacaagtgtGTTAGGGTCTATATGATAACAtttctctgttaaaaaaaagGAATGTATAGTAATATTCCTATTAATTAGCCAGTAGTTTTGTTGTCAAGACTACCTAAACTAAGACTTTAGAGCAAGATCAGAACATTTACCAGAACTACTAAAATTTATCTGAAAACTCCACATTTACTGACTGAGAAAAGTCTTGCTTTAAAAGTTGGTTACATTCTGATTAATAATTACCTAAAATTATAACCattttttaaatgagattgtggttTAAAATGTACGtttatgaacaaaaaaacaatgaaacaatAAAATGGTGCTTTTGATAAATCTAAAACTGCCATTAGGTGGCAAAAACAAATTGTCTGAATAATTTTTTGAGCtaatatatatttagtaattaaACACTGCTGTGTTGCtcagaaatctaaaaaaataaataaataaataaaagtgtctaTGGATTTGTTTGCAGTGaaatgtgtgtatactgtataaaatGTAAGTCACTTAAGATTTGCtttctttattaaatgtttgtATAATATCATTCTAAATTGTgccaatattaatatttttatattaacttaTACCTCTCATTCTCTTGTGATAttgtttaattatgtaaaaaatatacagccagaatattagcccccctgtatatttttccccaatatcccccctcccccccaaagattttttaacacattttaatacataatagttttaataactcatttcaaatgacTATTTTACAAGATATCTATATTTACCATacttgtttcaagagttcacacttagatattgtttgacaactgttagcaggtttggcatgctgtcccgggagagaaccctgagctcggagataggtgagcccagggctcccgcctggtccatagagcatatgcggggagtacgagatcaggtggttctcgagagctccccgtggtaagaggtagaaaggaggaggagatggggtggatggggggtttcttcggaaaacaaagataagagagtagttctagctaggctacttatagtgagttggggttaatctgattggctaactagtgaatgtagatgagtggccagctgcagtcaatcatatcacgtgctcctctcgaaattagattGAAAACTTCACTTTTCAAAATCCTAATATTCAGTTTGAAGTGCAATTAAAAGGCTTTATTTTTAGGTTAATTGGGatagttaggataattaggcaagtcggtGTACAgtatgacagtggtttgttctgtagaaaatagaggggaaaaatgggagggctaataatattgaccttcaaatgtttttttttttattattaaaactgcttttattctagctgaaataaaacaaggaagactttcttcagaagaaaaatattttaggaaataatatgaaaaatgtattaaGATTTTTAAGAAATGTAGCCTAAAAGTACTTTTTTAGCAATATCATATGTGAtatgtgaaatatattttattttgatggttctttTCACATTTTGACTATTTTACATTGAAACTACATGCCAACTCATtctcatttaagtattagtagaccaAGTAAATTAACGCACTTCTAAAGTTTTTAGTCAAGGGAATATCTGTTGGTGGAGCGGTGCCAGCAAAAATTAAGCGGAGAGTCTCTTAATACTCATTTATGAAAATGGGTTGACATATGCTGCAGTTGCAAGGTACTGTATACCTTATAATCAACTACATGTGTAAAAGGAAGCATCAAAATAATTGATACTGACATTTTTGACACAATCACCTGGTAACCTCTGACCGAGcacaataataacaaacaaaatcaTATTAGAACATATGATTGTTCACATTTATTGTATATCCAGTCAAAATTATGATGAAAACACATAAATCAATATACCAACAACTCTGTAATATCCCCACAGCTCTGGTTTTGagattaacaacaacaacaaaaaactatttaaagagATTGAGACAAAGCCgagtttgctgtaaaaaaaaaaaaatgctgggttccacacaattccttcatgttgtcccaagacaaattgattaagtttacTTCATTGTTTTTGCAGATTTGAGTGGATTTAATAGAAAACtaagttgtccccccccccccaaaaaaaacctcaataattatgttgattcagctcattttaaatactgtCGGTAGTTTGAAcaacaagcaaaaatatattttttttttagtgttgAAATGAGGTTGGGTCATAAAGAGAAGTTTTAAAAAATCATGTAGAAGAACAAGTAACTAGATTTGAAACAGTGATTTAATCTGAGCCACGTTATGAAGCAGGATGTGTGGGGAGAAAAACTAAAGGTATTAATACATAAAAACAAGAAAATCATACACTGTCaaaagtgctgggttccacacaattcattcaggttgttttaacacaaatcaattaagttaacaaatttgaatgaattgaacaaaaaattatgttttctttaaaaatatcaagaattgtgttaagcTTGTTTTacataagtagattgaacaagaagcaaaatcATTTTAAGTATGGCTTTTTCATATGTCGGCTTTTAGGCTTTcacattatttacttttattttggatttaaaaaaagtACTGATAAAGCATTATCCATGTGGTGAGACTTCAATGACAAACTGCAGATATTCTGATCAGATCTGTTAACCACACAAAACACTTTCAGAAAAACCACCGCTTCACAGTCACCGATTTCCTGCATTGCACCCCAGACTCATTTTCCAGCATGCATTTGCAGAAAGGGACTTTTCACGCGTTGCATAGAGGTTCTTGAGAAAACTCAACCTCAATAAAGCAAATGCAAGGCTAGAAATCTGTATATGGGGGTCTTCATGAGGGTCCTTGATTATTGAAGTCGgcatttttgataaaataaaaaaaattaattgaaatcaTCTTACCTGTGTCAGCGATTTAGTCTAGATTCACAGAATTGAGGAAGGGTATAACAGGAAGCTCTACCTCTGTAGGCCACATCACGGTTTTCCCCCCTTTGTGTGTAGTGTTTCTTGTTTCTTATTGGACGGAACCCATAGGTTATGTAGTGGAAAGTACAGACTCATCCCTATATAAAGCCGATAACATCAGTGGGGTGATTATCTTCAGCCGATCAGCCACCGATAAACCACCAGATTTGAACATCGACTGACCACAAACCCAAACATGAGGCCGTCTTGCATCTTCATCGCCTGTCTGGTGCTCGTCGCTTGCTGCTCAGTTGATGGAAGTGATTGTacgtatttttctgtattttttattgttatttgacTAGACTAATTGAATGCATGTTTGTGGTACATtatcttttaataattttttttaatgtaatccattcaaatattgattaatttaacattttgcgAAACAgctgaatgatttattttcatctttGTTTTCAGTCAGCCAAAATCCCGACAAGTGCTGCTTTTCGTTTTCCACTATCAAGATCCCAGTTAAGCAGGTTCAGAGTTATCATACgacacattttcaatgtcagAAGAACGGGATcatgtaagtatttttttataattccataattaaaatgaaaatatattgtaaatacattttttgaaccATCTTCTTTTTGAAAATGCAGTTTTGTGACAGAACAGAAGGAGATCTGCGCTGACCCGACTGAGAGATGGGTTCAGAGACTGATGAATCTGGTGGATGCTCGCCTGGTGAAAGACACAGAACCCAGCTCTAATGGCAGCTCCTAACGCTCGGCTGGTTTCATATTATTGCACTGAACAGTTTCCAGACTGTTAATAAGCtttgaaataaatgtgaaatgCACATTAACAATACTGTTAATTATATTTCAAAACATGCTACCTGTTTAAGCTAGAATTCGAACCTGATTCTGAACCTGTCTGAATACTTTAATATTAAGCATAAATAAAGAACTTTGAATTGGAGAAATATTGAATTTTggtcctttttttgtttgttttaaagagaactatatacagttgaagttattgGACAAtaaggttttgttttgttgccaatctaaaaaaagaaaagatttctctggaagattttttaaaaataggaaatactgtaaaagcaTCTTTGCTCTGgttaacatcactttaatataaatacttaatattttaataattaaatatttaatacttttaaaatataaaaaaataatcaaatccaGTGGATAATTGATCCAGTCATATTTATAAATGAAGTAAATTTAAGCTCTTCATATTTAGTATTGAcagcccctgtatattttccgcATATTTTTGTTTATCGgcgagcagattttttcaacacatttctaaacataatagttttaataactcatttctaatacctgatttattttatctttgccatgatgacagtacaaaatatttcacTGGATGTTTTTtaagatacaagtattcagcttaaggtacaatttaaagacttaactaggttaattaggtaggtaaaggtaattaggcaagtaattcttagggccagacggaatctgcgcacattttttgccatttctgtgcagaattgtgttaaaaatctgggGATTTATGCGaaattattttggaagtatcataactaaaaccttaatatctgaaataaaaagtaatacctttttaacttttatttaatgtttacaatgcaaaatccaattagatctactttatttggtaaaaaagcaagtctctcatataatatatctattaaaagacagaaaacttTAATttatactttacaaactgtattgtaattaaatcatGAATATTTTCATGTTAGTTAGTAATATTAGACAACaagtgacttttcattttcaattgtgcTCGCTGATGCTCGTACATCACTTGTTTTCATCTCCTTCTACACTTGAACAACTATGTGGATGCTCAGGTCTATTTAACCGACTATATTATCGATGTTTTAAAAGGTACTCCATGAACTTGAAAATAGCCAATCTTTTCCCGGacgttttcagtggctgaacaatacttctgtacatataaacccattcataaacAAGAACGCAATTTACATCAGCTTTCCGtgactaaaatgaaaacatacctgtctaaacataatacttcAGCCGTGTTGTCACCCTTCAGAtcgttgttttgaactgcataacatcatttccctccagcgtgcaaaagtaattccgatattgattcaggatttagaaaagttttgattctgcatttttggcagaagcACTTTCAAAACCAATCTTTCTTTTCATGGATAGGCCTCGTTGGATTTTCAGAAAGAAGATCAGGTTGATGCAGAGTTTGGCTGATGACGTCTCTCTGTCAACAGTGGATCCGTGCTTCACATGTGCGCGCAAGTGACTTTAAAAGTGGCTTTAAAAACACCTATAGTATAGAATTGACCTCTCACTGCTATACAAGTTGAAGCCAGAATTGACATATTTGTATTATTCTGTCTCCTCTTTTTCCATTATTTTCAAGCTGGTGTGAATGTTGCCCaaattattcctttttttttttttttttacataattttattcttttatattctgCTTGTCCTTATGTGTTGCTTGCTGACACTTTTTTATACTCTGATTTTGTTTCTCTGCATTTTAACAAATATTCGTTTAACTATTTGTAGGTTTTCTGATTCTAAatcctttttattttctgttttattatattttttatttagcattttttctaTATGCCATTTCTGTTTTCAGTTGACAAAAACTGGTCTTTCCTGGTTTCGTAGATTTTTTGCATCCTTTACATGCATCTGAATATTTCTTATCCCACAGCATGCAATCAGAGAACAGCAGTTTATACAGTGAGCTGCTGAGCAGAATGTTCGAATTCGTAGCGATCATCAAATAGTAGGTGGAAATTACTCTGACGTGACCCACTGACCTATAATTATGCATTCAATGGGAAATTTACTATTCATTGAGGCCACAGgggaatatttacagtatgaaTGGCGGTGAAGAGATGTGTTTAATGCTGGTAGGCTTCTGTAGGTCATATAAAACCAGAGACCACAGAAATTAACAAATCATACACATTTGTGACTTCTTAAAGGGGATCTTTTATGCACTAAAATttcttttataaggggtttaaacacagctgtgtggcaacagtcctGTTACCAGTTACCagtttctaatggtaaaaatgtattaattatatttttataataacactCTATAAAAACTGCAGATACATTTTGATTAACATTCTTCCTtcgtacatgtcatcagagggaaaaagccccacccattagtgactatCTCTCTtttattagcatagacagccctaagTGAAAAGCTGccgttttgaatctgctgctatgtaaacacatttgtatttgtatttgtagccccgcccactttttaaaagagggctgggagcacaagctcatttgaatttaaagcaacagtcaccaaaatttggatcaaagcctaaaagtggCAGTTTcaatgagtattttgagctgaaactttacatacacacccTAGGGACATTAGAGACTTAGGCCTaatcccagttctaccccttagccctttcccctatttctaccccttacccctatcccaattctctttagcttgaaggcgtagggctaagaagAAGGGCTAGATATCCCTTAAAAccgagatttttcaggaccacactcgaagtcaaggggtacaaaaatttcccggaatacaccatctacaatggcagcatggctcCACATGCTAATGAGATGCACAAATCAGTAATTTTTggcattattatgaatttttcaacaaacaagcacatgttttaatatattcataacggcattcatgttttaccagcatgctttaaaaaaaaaaacgtaaaataaaaaccactaaatttgGCTAACTATaatcctaataataactcctgtatagcagtcccacaacattctgacactcaacaACACTCGAATACCGtgtcagaaaagtctaatggCTGGGAATATCcttgtctggtataatgttaatgttgtttttgtgtgttgacACACGGCAGTGGTGATAAAGTAAaactgaagtaaatcgctgtaattcattacacacgtgctctgttttaaaacattttaaacttgtaaaacttactcttgatcacatctgatgatgattgatgatcctagcaaactgaacagaccttttattcccagttgctttgcacacatcctgtcttgttgatataattaaatgcattactaaggagacatgttaatatgcagttgTCAATCAATTTTGGTCggcgggggaccgcactcctacgtaaagttgtggtcgatctgaaaaccgctccaattggtccaccgtttttatgttgttaaatttttaaaaaaggactgagtgtgtttatatcaccccaatatgacggtctatacactatatctacacatatatctgtccaaacagctttaaaagtagatttttcaccataggtgccctttaactgatttattgtatttgaaacaACATCAATCTGGAAACAATAGAAACAACTAATTCTGTAATGAATATgcgcaataattccaaaatgaatgtctaataattataaaataataatgatgatgatgatgacaacaatactaacaataaattacatttctcattatcatACTGCCTTGAATGTGAGTTATCTGCTATATAAAGTTATACTcactgaaaaagtgttgcatgcaaaactgttgcaaacaatttatttgtgttgaatttaaacaaacaaattaaattgagcaatgttcaacttaatttgtttaaattcagcccaaataaattgtttacaaccacttaacgtaaaaaaatcgagtaaatccaaggaatcatctttgaataatttttttcagtgctgttacattataaaaaataaatctacagtttgcatcaaacaaaaatgaagcattgcagtaagaatTTGCACattttgcactattgtttttatatgcatgacaatttaataaacaaaaagaactgacaaaaagaaagaaaattctcACTTCTATcaatctttaaaagttttggtttctgTTTGTGTCATTTCTGTGCTTGTGGAATAAGCCGAGTCAGCCGGCCCAATATATGAGCTAGGCAGaacaggattctcgcgatgaccagtTGCACAAAACCGTTCTGTCATGAGCTGCAGTTTCAGTTTAAACTTAGTAAAAGCAagcttctttggcgatgatgtttacagtgttagattttacatttagcagccATTTGCACTGAACGCAGTGAATGCAATGCATCGAGATTTAGGCCATTAAACAGCTGATCCACTCcgagtctttcagcactctctctGAACACAAACGGTTGATCTCAGCTGGCAGATTAACATAAACCACATAATCAATATCATCTGCGCCATTTTTTGTAACTTTAGATGGGTTTGCAAACTTGTggacttttcattgcgtctttcTCAAACTaaagccgtttgcatttcccgtgGTCACATAAACTCCCTGTCATCTCACCTAGGTGCATCTGGAAAGCGTGAGCGCGTGGCATGCATGTCCCTTCATTAGAAAAAACTAATTTGCACGAACTTGCCTCAGTTAATAGCCTCActcatagttaatccagtgtgcgtggtaTGCAAACTAGCGCACATCTGGCAAAAAAATgtagttgctgcagttttgttctgtgaaGAAATGcgatgttgagaagcctttacaaaTAATTAACCGTGTTGAATTAAAGCGAGGTTCaagtgttcacacttagctgatgattgatgataagcttgtttggcgtgctgtcccaggagagagccctgagctcataagatcctcgagcccgaagctccctcccattgcaaggccgGAGGGGAGTTGGAGCTCAGGTTGATCTCGAGAACTCACCTGCCGTAGTAActgatgaacagatagtgattgctcttgagagataactacATACTAGAAGCATGtttatggtgccaatttggattagtcaattaacttaagttgcatgtttttggacggtgggaggaaaccggggaacccgggggaaacccacatgagcatggggagaaagtgcaaactccgcacagaaacgtctgctggtttggtaaagcctggaaccagagacgttcttgctgtgaggcaacagtgttaagcAGGAGAAGGAGgagttggggtggaaggggggtttcttcaaaacgaagatagcggtggaatgtaacccagggtatttgtagtagtttaggagtcgtctgattggtgcattgagaattggataatgcagaaccagccactagcaatcataaacacacgtgatcctctcgaaattagtttataaatacactTCTCTTAATAGTGAAACCAGTTAATCTTTGCATCTCtagtttacatagatgaatataaattacgagcttattgccacattatatcattatgataacataataaatgccttcagtgatttcctgaagataaataccaaaaaaagaacgcaactgaaataactacagcagtcgtgatcgttgatctcatatgaagtaagagctcaggatgacatatgatgacgtgtgcaggtgttgtagtggtgtcccatttcttaggggtgcAATTTGAAGCCTTtcctacggtggccgagagagcttaacgctgcaatttaagaaagcacatgcaattagaaaaaacaccagcaaatacagaaacgatcttcatcaatttgacaaacTGCAAAttgctcacaacacaaacaactgaagaaacgcgcagcaaatcagtcacaacacttgcaaatatgcacataacacaacagaaatgttttaagggcacccaaaaacatgacgtaccctgctgagatatggatgtatTATTATGccatgactgttgctcagtgaagtgattggtggtctttgaaaggtgagttgtttttcgtttattttaatatcctgattacacgaCATAATTGCAGCGCGTTCATTTCTTTCGGCCACCGTACCTTCCCCTTcccactctgtttcaagggggaaggggaaggggtacaaaaacagaattgaGATTTGGGCCTTATTTTACATCTCATAATAAGGGTCATAATAGGTCTCCTTCATGGAAAACTTTTTGTCCTATTGTAAATTAACAATAGATCAATTCGAAAATACCATGTTTAAtaccaaattattaaaatacaaatatcagCTCTGAACTTCTGTAATATAGAGACAACAAAAACTGGTAAAGGGAAAGTCAaataatgaaccaaagctcattaCAGACAGCTTTTCCAcaagttaagttaacttacttaAATGTAAGAAGcctttttatataaatgtttctAATTTCTGACATATTTCATGTGCAAGAAGGATGAGTGCCTTTTAAAGCTTTACCTCCTTATTGCTAGGCTACAACAGATCAAaagcctttatttttttaaaaacagtgccATCTTGTGGTTTGTTAAAGTTACAGCAGCCATAAAGCCAGAACATCCATTCCACATTTTTGACCCTGTGACACACTGCAAAACACTCACTGTACATTATTAGGATTTTAGCTGTTGTGTGTACGTGGGTTGTAGACTCTTTATTGCTGTACATTGtcggattgattgagtgcactacATAATGTCCACTATGCTTTcagacagcactaaaaatgtttgTTCTATTTGAAAAGGTGCACTATTTGAGGTTAGGTGTGCGCATTACATGTAGCGCATGCAGCTGATCTTGCATCTGCACCTGGTCTCCAGCTAGATCTTTCTCGTATATTGGGTCATTTAGGATACAGCTTTGGAGTAGTTTGGTAAACTGCAGTGGAATGTGTAGTCTGGGTGAATGGCAGTGGTACAGGATACATGGAGTGATGTCTAGTAGGTCTCATGGGCACTGCAGCTAATAAGCTTAACAACATGTAAGCAGGCCAAATGACATGCTGCATTCCTTCAATCAATAGCAAAgacaaatcaaaaatgaaaattagacATTAATCTTTATTTTGGTGATTTACAGTGTGAAACATCAGATTATGAATTTCCAGGATTATTTCATAACCCACAATAAACTGAAACTGCTAAAAACTGAACTTCGCGTCTTTCCTGCAACACCACACATACAACATGACTTCTCAATCCAGTTGGGATCATCCACCATTACGCCATGTAGTTTGGTAAGGAATCTTGGAGTGATCTTGGATGATCAGTTGTCCTTCAAAGAGCACATTGCTAACACGGCTTGATCCTGCAGATTTGCACTCTTCAATATCCGAAAAAATAGATCCTTCTTAACAGATCATTTCAAGGCTTAATAGGCTTAACATAAAAGAAACCACACATGTCCTAAGCACATATCGTCATCTCCACAAAGCATTCCACTCATTGCATGAACtgctttttaaatatgttttgtacTGTTCTTTGTAGTTCGCTTATAATACTATCAATAGTTTTGAAAGTAATAAACTATCTTCTGTCTGGTTGAtatattatatcaatatataaatgtcaatctgcaatatcagcactcgtacagcctcctcacccttctgtattactccacccacatagagtgacagcagatcaataaactcactacagtttgacaaatattgcagctgttggacaacataatgtacttttgagggttTTAGGtgataatgtagttgtttagattgcaactatgcaatttatttataaggatagtgcctatttaaatatttataatttctaagaTCCAGCACATCGGCATCCGAGACAAGCTTAACCACTTTTGTATATTCACACGAACCCCTCTACCACCTTGACCATCAGAGCTCATTGTTTCCTGCATGGAGCCTCATGCACTTTTCAGCTTTCAGTAAAAAAGGGCTTTTGTTTCATTGAATGTGACGCCTGAGTTATCTTCTTGAAAAACTGAAATCTGAAATTGTGTATAAAATAATGGAGTATTTAATTCACAAATATAAAGACAATACTGACTCTTCACTGTTTTAGGCTGCATTCACGGAAGTGGTGTGAGTTACACAGGAAATACTACTTTTGCAGATCACatcatggttttttttttcatggttttGCAAATGAAGTAGCTTGTTATTTGCTGGTGAGAACATAAAAGTTTATGTGGTATCAGTAACGTGATCATTAACAATATGATCAGCTGCCAATACAGCCATTTGCATTTCAAGATCTGACCAACCACAATCACAACCATGAGGTCGTCCTGCATCATCATCTGTCTGGCGCTCGTCGCTTTCTTCTCAGCTGGTATGTAcatccttttaattatttatgtatttattttcttgtgaATGAGTAGACTAATtgaatggatttttttatttattccattcaTACATATTTTGCATACCAActgaaaaatttattttaatctttgttTTCCTCCTACAGCCGTCCCAGATAAGTGCTGCTTTTCATTTTCCACTGCTATGATCCCAGTTCATCAGGTTCAGAGTTATGAAAGTACACATGTTGAATGTCATTATAAGGCAATCATGTAAGTATTTGGAATAATttcttgattaaaataaatagctaTTGTAAATCAATGCTGATTTTTTTAACCATCTTCTCTTATAAAATTCAGTTTCATCACAAAGATTCAAAGGGAGATCTGTACTAATCCGACTGAGAAATGGGTTCAGAGACTGATGAGGTCTGTGGATGCACGAGACATGAAGCAGAAGACAAAAAGTGGCTTGGTGGACACACACAGATCCAAACCACTTCATGTGATGCCAGAAATCATTTC
Above is a genomic segment from Danio aesculapii chromosome 20, fDanAes4.1, whole genome shotgun sequence containing:
- the LOC130213610 gene encoding C-C motif chemokine 3-like, with protein sequence MRPSCIFIACLVLVACCSVDGSDFSQNPDKCCFSFSTIKIPVKQVQSYHTTHFQCQKNGIIFVTEQKEICADPTERWVQRLMNLVDARLVKDTEPSSNGSS